The nucleotide window AAATGTCCATCCGCAGCGACCCCTGCGCACGTGGGCCAGCGCGTCGGAAAGCGGGGGCGCAGGGGCGGTCGGGTGCCGATTATTTGGCTTGGCGACGGTGCGTGGCAACGGGGTGCCCGCTGAACGGCGCGACAACTGGCGCAATTACGGGGGCAGGCAGGTTCGGCGCGCGAAACAGCGGCTTGCCCCAAAGTACGTCAAAGGCGGCAGTCGATTCAATCGATACTGCGGGACGGGCGGGGAGGGTGTGGGCTTGCTGGATCATGGTCGTTTTGGGGTTGGGTTAACCCTTATATCGGAACCGTCCGCCTGAAAATTGAGCGCAAAATGGAAGTTTGCTCAAAAAATAACGAAAAAAGCCCGTCCGCAGGGCGGACGGGTAATCAGGTGAATCATGAACTGGGTTTGGGGGCGGGGTAGCCGCACCCCTCCTGGCTGGGGCGAACTCACGCTACCCGAACTAATTCCGCCCCGGAGGCGAAACTCAGGGGCTGTTTCTTGGGAATGGTCAGGGTTAGGATTCCCTGGTGGAATTCGGCCTGGAGCGCCGCGTAGTCCAGTCCGCGGCCCAGCCGCAGGCTGAGCTGGTAGTCGTGCTGCACGCCTTCGAGGTTGAGCGAGCCAAAGTTGACCCGAACGAAGTGGTGCTTGCGGGCGTTGATCAGCAGGTCGACGCCGTTGGAGGTGATTTCGATCCCAGCAGACTCCACCCCCGGCACGTACACGACGATCCCGAAGTCGGACTCACGCTCTTGGCAGTCGTAGTGCGGCTTGCGGACCGTCACGGTGGAACCCGAGGCGGTGGAGGTGCGGCGACTGACGGTGGAGAGCGGTAGAGTTAACGTATTCATGGCGGCGCGGGCGAGTGAGGTGAGGAGTGGTGTGGATTATTTTAGGTGTGACCGGACGGGAGGGCATAGTGCCCAGAAAAATCGGGTCATTCGCGACGTAGTTTAGCGGATGCCTCCTAGGTTGGTATGGGGTCCTTGCCCACCTGACGCTGGGCTCGATGGCGCGGGCAGGGCGGTGAGGTGGGTGCGGGTGGTTGGTTTCATGGGTGAAGTTTTTTTTCTGGCGTTAACCGATAATGCACATGGCGTGCCAACCCGGGCGCGCCGTGCGCGAGAGAGATTGTCTCGCCCCGCAGGCCTTGGGCGGCGAAGCAATGGGGGACAAAATGAAGGGACTCATTCATGTGCTCACGGGGCCGACAGCCGTAGGGAAAACCGAGTTGGCGTTGCGCTGGGCCGAGGCCAACGACGCCGAGATCGTGTCGTGCGATGCCCTGTTGTTTTACCACGGCATGGACATCGGCACGGCAAAGCCCACGGCGAGCGAGCGCGCTCGCGTGCCTCATCACCTCATCGACCTGTGTCCGGTGCACCAAGGCATGGATATCACCCATTATGTGGCGCAGGCGCAGGCGGCGGTGGCGGCGATCGCCGGGCGCGGGCGGCGGGTTTTGGTGGCGGGCGGCAGCGGGTTTTATTTGAAAAGCTTTTTTTGCCCGGTCGCCGATAATGTGGCGGTGCCGGCGGCGTTGCGCGCTGAGATCGCAGCCGAGTTGGCAACGGCGGGGCTGGCCGCGCTGGTCGCAGAGTTGCGCCGCTTGAATCCGGGGGGCCTGGGTGCGCTGGATGTGGACAACTCGCGCCGGGTGACGCGGGCGTTGGAGCGGTGCAGGGCTTCGGGGAAAAACCTCGCCGTGCTGGCGGCGGAGTTTGCGCAGATGCCGGGGCCTTTCGCCGACTGGGAGGTGCGTTGCACCCGGCTGGAACGGGCTCCGGCCGAGCTTGAGGAACGGATCGCGCGGCGAGTGGATATGATGCTGGCCGAGGGTTTAATCGATGAGGTGCAACGGCTGCGCGCGGCGGGGCTGGAGCAGAACCTGAGCGCGTCGCGTGCGATTGGTTATCGGGAGACGCTTGCCTGGCTTGCGGCGGATAACTCCAGCAAGGCGGCTGGCTGTTTAGCCGGGCTGGCGGCGGAAATTTGCCAAAACACGCGAGCCTTGGTGAAAAAGCAGCGCACGTGGTTCCGCAACCAGTTGCCTGCTCATCGCGAGCTGGCCGCGGATGCGGCGACGGTGGAGGAGTTGTTCTGATTGTAAGTCGGCGGCGGGTTATGCCTATTCGCATTCAAGGTGAGCTTAACGAAATCGGTTCGTGGGGGAGCGGATACCTTTGGGCAAACACCTTGAGCTCACGCTCAAGGCCTGGAGTTTGGCCCCTGACTAGTCGAACGCAGATCAGCCGAATCCTTGAGCTCACGCTCAAGGCCACACTCTTCGCGAACACACTCCTTGTGGCCTTGAGTGTGAGCTCAAGGATTCGGCGCACCGCAGCCAGAAAAAACACCTCGTGCTCACGCACGAAGCCACACCGAGCCAAAGCCACCCAGGCAAAGGCACACTCCAGGCCGCACCCGCCCGAACGTGGCCTTGAGCGTGAGCTCAAGGTCTGGAGTTTGGCCGTTTAACTCGTGCCAAGAACCACACAGGTGCGGCGCATCATGTATGGCGATCTGAGCTGATCACTCCGGAGAGTTTCGCAGACTTCGCAACAGCCACCCGCACGTCAACGAACGCATCGAAACCCATGCCGTTGCTACCTGCGGTACGCTTCTACCTTAGCTGGGGGGACGGATCTCAACTCGTTTTGGGGCCAAACTCCAGACCTTGAGCTCACGCTCAAGGCCACGAGGAGTGTGTTCGCGAGGAGTGATACCATTTCGCGTTCAAAGATATACAAACAAACCGTTTTAACCACTAATGGACGCTAATAGCCGCTAATAAAAACACAACGGTGTCCAAGTTTTAGATCTATGGGTTGGCATAGAGCAGTTTAAGTTGCGGCAGCAGAGCTGAAATAGGGCAAGAAGAGAACCAATGTGAGCGCAACCAGCGGAGAAGTTTCACACTGCGCTGAAGCGGTCGCAATACGGTTGTGAGTAAGGAGCAAAGAAGCCGGTCATTTTTTTTGGCGGTCGCGATTTGGTCGTCTAATCGTTTTTGTTGCCGACGGAGGCCCGCCTCATTTTTGATTTGATAATCTCGTTCTAATTTTTGCTCAAACAGGACCAGTAGGTTATGGGTTAGGCAAAGAAAATGGGCCTGTATTTGCTTGGCGGTTGAGCTCGACGCCCACGCCTTGGATTCCTCCAGCTTGTTTTTAAATTGATCGAAAACCTTTTCAATCTCCCAGCGTTTTTTATAAAGCCAGGCGAGAAGCCCTGGCGGTAAGTCAAAAACGCTGGTGATGAACTCATACACCTCACCACTGACTGGATCGCGGTATCGTATTAAGCGCACACGCACCTGATGGGCGGCGATGACTATTTCATCCGCTATGACGCCATGATTAATGGGATCAGCACGATCAAACAACTTCGAAGCGAAGGGCTCAAACAGGAGATTTTCTTTGGTGCGTGAAAGAAAATAGACGCCGGCAGTTTGCTTCCAGTTATGCCAGAGAGGAAAATCAAGGCCTGCGCGATCCCAGATCCAAAGAACTTTCTTGCCGGTCGGCTCCCCCATACGCAAAGCATTAGAGCCGAGTCGCTTGATCACGCTCATATCGTGTTCTTTTTTGCCCTCAGTGAGTGCAAGATGTTGCATGGCATGAGTTCGAATATTAAGGGCATATAAATGTCCTACCGGCCAACGGCGTTCATCAATTTTCTGATCGTGCGAAGCCGCCCCATGCCAATGACCGTCGCCGGCATAGAGGGCATAATTATCAACGGCAGCGGGCAGTTCGGTAAAGTTTTCGAGCAGGGCGGTGGCCTGCACCGAAACATCCATTAATAAAGCCAACCTGCGTTCGCTTTTCAGTACTTCAAAGAAGTGCCCCGTAGCGGGACAAGACTCGAACAAGGAACCGACTTGTTGAAGAAAACCGCGACCGCTTCGAGGATCCGATAGAGCTCTGGTAATACCAAGCCGAAGGAATGCATCGTCAGTCAATTCCGGGCATTGACGCGCGTACCTAGAAGCGGACGCGAGTCCGGTAAGCGGCCCGAAAAATACTTCGTTTAAAGCGAGGGGATGAAGTGTAGCCATGAGGCCCAAAAAAATTTTTACATGTGCCTCGTAAAGCCTTATATTGAAGTATTTTAAGGCCAATTAACACCCGCCGCAACACACGTAATTGGCATGGCTCGACCCCCAGTCCGTGCTGGTTCGCGACGGCCCCAAAGGGGCGCTTCCGAGCGCTGTGTGACGCCCCCCTGCACAGAAAATACTTCAAAACTTGGACACCGTTGTAAAAACAATGATTTTTCCGCTTCTGTATTAGTGTATCTTATTGGTAATTAGAGCCTGTCCCAAATTTCCGGATTTTTAAAAAGTGCGCAGAGGTCCATTGGGATTGCGGGCGAACGAGGTGGCACGAATCACCCCAGCGACGTTAAACGGCGGCCCGAATCGATTTTTCCCGCCCCCAAGCGCGGTAGTAAGGTACGGCAAAGCCGGGGCGAGCCCCAGGGTTATTCACATTTTTGCCGGAAAATTGAATTAAGCGGCCAGCGGAAGTGTTATTTCCTCGGCAAGGATTCGTGACACCAGCCAGAGGTTGTGACCGAGTACACTCCAACCCACCGAACGGTAGCGGTTGGCAAACCCTTTACAGCGCAAGCGTCCGCCGAGGCGTTGTTTGAGGATCGCAATGCGCGCTTCGGTCGCCGAACGGCGCCGCTGCAATTGGGCGAAGCGTTTTTCGCTCAAACGCTCCTTGAGCGCGTGCGGATCACGCGGGCATACCGCATCGTAAACGTCTTGTTGCTTGAGCATTGCGGAAGTTTTTTTGGTGGCGAAGCCGCGGTCGGTGCCGACCGCGCTAATCGGCGCACTCAGGTCAAAGCGGTTCTGCCGCGCCAGGCTTTCCTCGAGTTGGCACCATTCTGCCGGAGCCGCGCCCTGGTAGAGTTGCCAGTCGGTGATTAAACCGGAGAGCGCCTCGCTCAACAGCAACGAGTTGCCAAACTCGACTTGGCTCCCTGCTTTGCCGCGAACCAGTACGTTCACATCAAGTTCATGCACGCTGAGGATCTTTTGGTCGTTGGGCACCGGGCGTCCGCCGATGATGCGCTCGTGGGCCTGCTTGATGACGGCGGGCAGTTGGCCGAGCATAGCGTCGATGCGGGTGGTTATCCGCTTGGTTTGGCGTTGGCTGTAATGGGTTTGGCTATACTTCTGCGCCAACAGGTCGCGGTGGCGGCGGGCATGTTCTCCGATCGTGCGTAACAGCGTCTTCATCTTGCGCAGGATCTGTTTACGCGCGCGCTTGGCGTCGTTGCGGCGGCCTGCGTGGGTCATTGACATGCACAACTTGTTCATCTGCTTGGCAAAGCACTCCGGCTCTTCAGGCATACGGTGGAGCAGTCCAGCGCGGCGGATTAAAATCATGGCCTTGAGCAAAGTCTTGGACACATCACGCAACAGCACCCAGTCCACCGGGAAGTGGATGTTGGTCTCCAAGCACGTGCCGTCGATGAGGCAAACATCCATGTCCAGCGGCGCGCTCAACCCGAGTTCAGTGGCGCGATCCTTCTCGCCGCACATCTCCACCAACACTTGCCCCATCCAGCGCACCTGTTCGGCGGTGAAAAACTTCGAGGCCCGCTCCAGCACACTTTTGGACGCCCCCTTGATTCCCTCAAGCGTGCGAACACCGCAAAAATCCGCCAGTAAATCACTTGAGGCAATGCTACGGGAAAGCT belongs to Opitutus sp. and includes:
- the miaA gene encoding tRNA (adenosine(37)-N6)-dimethylallyltransferase MiaA is translated as MKGLIHVLTGPTAVGKTELALRWAEANDAEIVSCDALLFYHGMDIGTAKPTASERARVPHHLIDLCPVHQGMDITHYVAQAQAAVAAIAGRGRRVLVAGGSGFYLKSFFCPVADNVAVPAALRAEIAAELATAGLAALVAELRRLNPGGLGALDVDNSRRVTRALERCRASGKNLAVLAAEFAQMPGPFADWEVRCTRLERAPAELEERIARRVDMMLAEGLIDEVQRLRAAGLEQNLSASRAIGYRETLAWLAADNSSKAAGCLAGLAAEICQNTRALVKKQRTWFRNQLPAHRELAADAATVEELF
- a CDS encoding Hsp20/alpha crystallin family protein, with the translated sequence MNTLTLPLSTVSRRTSTASGSTVTVRKPHYDCQERESDFGIVVYVPGVESAGIEITSNGVDLLINARKHHFVRVNFGSLNLEGVQHDYQLSLRLGRGLDYAALQAEFHQGILTLTIPKKQPLSFASGAELVRVA
- a CDS encoding transposase; translated protein: MATLHPLALNEVFFGPLTGLASASRYARQCPELTDDAFLRLGITRALSDPRSGRGFLQQVGSLFESCPATGHFFEVLKSERRLALLMDVSVQATALLENFTELPAAVDNYALYAGDGHWHGAASHDQKIDERRWPVGHLYALNIRTHAMQHLALTEGKKEHDMSVIKRLGSNALRMGEPTGKKVLWIWDRAGLDFPLWHNWKQTAGVYFLSRTKENLLFEPFASKLFDRADPINHGVIADEIVIAAHQVRVRLIRYRDPVSGEVYEFITSVFDLPPGLLAWLYKKRWEIEKVFDQFKNKLEESKAWASSSTAKQIQAHFLCLTHNLLVLFEQKLERDYQIKNEAGLRRQQKRLDDQIATAKKNDRLLCSLLTTVLRPLQRSVKLLRWLRSHWFSSCPISALLPQLKLLYANP